In Desulfurobacterium atlanticum, one DNA window encodes the following:
- a CDS encoding cytochrome c3 family protein encodes MKKTMFLLLVGAGIGVVFSLVTAQQVKNTSKASFCASCHEMKPMYETWLAGPHGPLGNDAGAVRATCVDCHLKHSNVVVYLFDKTRAALKDVYGHYFKKKEISSLDFWLEKLDARERYTYEENCRGCHKVLPDNVKHKEYEEGKTEESCLDCHHYVGHGFYFKEDLKSFFETGAIERLKYGTGDGMERKYEHEEKEYGEKHEYEEHEKDD; translated from the coding sequence ATGAAAAAGACAATGTTTTTATTGTTGGTAGGTGCTGGCATTGGTGTGGTTTTTTCGCTTGTTACAGCCCAGCAGGTAAAAAATACCTCAAAAGCTTCTTTTTGTGCCTCCTGTCATGAAATGAAACCAATGTATGAAACATGGCTTGCAGGTCCCCACGGGCCACTTGGAAATGATGCTGGTGCTGTTAGGGCTACCTGTGTGGATTGCCATTTAAAACATAGTAATGTTGTTGTCTATCTTTTTGATAAAACCCGGGCAGCTTTAAAAGATGTTTATGGTCATTATTTTAAGAAAAAAGAGATTTCCTCTCTTGATTTCTGGCTGGAAAAGCTTGATGCAAGGGAAAGATATACTTATGAAGAAAATTGTAGAGGTTGCCACAAAGTTCTTCCAGATAATGTTAAACACAAAGAATATGAAGAAGGAAAGACAGAAGAGTCCTGTCTTGATTGTCACCACTATGTGGGGCACGGTTTTTACTTTAAAGAGGATTTAAAGTCATTTTTTGAAACTGGTGCTATAGAGCGTCTCAAGTATGGAACTGGAGATGGTATGGAAAGGAAATATGAACATGAAGAGAAGGAGTACGGTGAAAAGCATGAGTATGAAGAGCATGAAAAAGATGATTGA
- a CDS encoding MBL fold metallo-hydrolase, whose product MTLKSLSDSVFYIPSPSNIGVVKCNGNKVALIDSGLDASTGKNLLKLLRKYELFPVAVINTHFHSDHCGGNRFLKEKADVKIYASKVASVVIEHPFINSYSLFCGVLPVDTLRNKFVMAEPAKVDIVIDEEGEIAIADKRFNVIPLPGHAPGHVGVAVDGVLFCGDAFLSERVLSKVKIPFNVHIGEQKRTLEKLLNLDFKVFLPSHGGPVENIAEIVKINKKAILKVENAVIESLEKEEKTTETIMSDVCAALNLTIKDSYHYFLIRAAIHAYLSYLSSLGEIYFKVSNNSLIWALNKR is encoded by the coding sequence ATGACTCTTAAATCTTTATCAGACAGTGTATTCTACATTCCTTCACCTTCAAACATAGGTGTTGTTAAATGTAACGGTAATAAAGTTGCCCTTATAGATTCAGGTCTTGATGCTTCAACGGGAAAGAACTTGTTAAAACTTTTAAGAAAATATGAACTTTTCCCTGTGGCGGTTATAAATACTCACTTTCACTCAGACCATTGCGGTGGAAACAGATTTTTAAAAGAGAAGGCGGATGTAAAAATATACGCTTCAAAAGTTGCATCTGTTGTTATAGAACATCCTTTTATAAACAGTTATTCCCTTTTTTGTGGTGTTTTGCCTGTGGATACTCTCAGAAATAAATTTGTAATGGCAGAACCTGCTAAAGTGGATATTGTTATTGATGAAGAGGGTGAAATAGCAATAGCAGATAAAAGATTTAATGTAATTCCTCTTCCTGGCCATGCTCCTGGACATGTTGGTGTTGCTGTTGATGGTGTTCTTTTTTGTGGTGATGCTTTTCTTTCTGAAAGAGTTCTTTCAAAAGTTAAAATCCCTTTTAATGTTCATATAGGTGAACAGAAAAGAACCCTTGAAAAGCTTCTAAATTTGGATTTTAAAGTTTTTCTTCCCTCACACGGAGGGCCTGTTGAAAATATTGCTGAAATTGTAAAAATAAATAAAAAAGCCATTCTAAAAGTAGAAAATGCTGTAATTGAATCTCTTGAAAAAGAAGAAAAAACAACCGAGACTATAATGTCGGATGTATGTGCTGCTTTGAATTTAACAATAAAAGACAGCTATCACTACTTTTTGATAAGAGCGGCTATCCATGCTTATCTTTCCTATTTGAGCAGTCTTGGAGAGATATATTTTAAAGTGTCTAACAACTCTTTAATTTGGGCCTTAAATAAGCGATAA
- the cmk gene encoding (d)CMP kinase, with amino-acid sequence MDVRKITIDGPAGAGKSTVAKILARKLGFLHLDSGAVYRAIGYGAKEAGVDVDDESAVSEFAKTVNVDIDNGRVFLNGKDITEKIRTPEGGVLASKVARFPEVREKVIEILREIAKDKKVITDGRDAGTNIFPDADVKIFLTASCEERAKRRYEELKKKGFNISYDEILKEITSRDNQDKNRKVAPLTVPEGAVVIDTTGKSVDEVVAEIEKVVSQKK; translated from the coding sequence ATGGATGTAAGGAAGATAACGATAGATGGGCCTGCAGGAGCAGGCAAAAGCACCGTTGCTAAAATCCTTGCCAGAAAGCTTGGATTCTTACACCTTGATTCAGGTGCTGTTTATAGGGCTATAGGTTACGGCGCGAAAGAGGCAGGAGTGGATGTTGATGATGAATCAGCAGTTAGCGAGTTTGCTAAAACTGTGAATGTGGATATTGATAATGGCAGAGTGTTTCTTAATGGCAAAGATATAACTGAAAAAATAAGAACTCCTGAAGGAGGCGTTCTTGCTTCAAAAGTTGCAAGATTTCCTGAAGTAAGAGAAAAGGTAATTGAGATTTTAAGAGAAATAGCTAAGGATAAGAAAGTGATAACCGATGGTAGAGATGCTGGAACAAATATATTTCCCGATGCGGATGTTAAAATCTTTCTTACTGCGTCCTGTGAAGAAAGGGCAAAGAGACGTTATGAAGAGCTTAAAAAGAAGGGATTTAACATTAGTTATGATGAAATTTTGAAAGAAATTACTTCAAGGGATAATCAGGATAAAAATAGAAAAGTTGCTCCCTTAACTGTTCCAGAAGGTGCTGTGGTTATAGACACTACAGGCAAATCTGTGGATGAGGTAGTAGCAGAAATAGAAAAAGTAGTGAGTCAAAAAAAATGA
- a CDS encoding multiheme c-type cytochrome → MKRVLRSLLVAATVSAALTGGAAKASVRVVETSKESQACIDCHKKHTLSIVKQWKSSGHADAGVGCFECHKAKKTDPDAMKHHGFIVSAIVSPKDCGQCHPKETKEFTNSYHAQGGKFVYSAKNVLGMVITGMPNNYFGCAGCHGAKVEIGKDGKPLAGTWPNNGIGRFNPDGSVGSCAACHYSHSFSLAQARDPKTCGKCHQGPDHPDIEIYELSKHGIAWEYHHKDMEKVLERRDIKAGEDYYQAPACFTCHMGSTSTGVKGSHDVGMKSSWNIRGPISKRTENWQKKRELMKKTCMACHTKKYVDNYFKVYDEYIKMYNEKFAIPAKDVMTFMYNHGVLDKTPFNESLEWDYWHLWHHEGRRARHGAAMMGADYSHWQGIYLVAYNFYFKLLPEADKLIERKFKEGKIDKATVEAWKKLKKEILSRKEHKWINSSFEEIKKMEKENLKTFMEAVNK, encoded by the coding sequence ATGAAAAGAGTGCTGCGTTCTCTGCTTGTAGCAGCAACCGTTTCTGCTGCTTTAACTGGGGGAGCTGCTAAGGCTTCGGTTCGTGTTGTGGAAACTTCAAAAGAGAGTCAGGCCTGTATAGACTGTCATAAGAAACATACCCTTTCAATTGTAAAGCAGTGGAAAAGTAGCGGACATGCGGATGCTGGAGTTGGATGTTTTGAGTGTCACAAAGCGAAAAAAACTGATCCGGATGCAATGAAACATCACGGTTTTATAGTTTCTGCCATTGTTTCCCCAAAAGATTGTGGTCAGTGCCATCCTAAAGAGACAAAGGAGTTTACAAACTCCTATCATGCACAGGGTGGAAAATTTGTTTACAGTGCTAAAAATGTTCTTGGTATGGTTATTACTGGAATGCCAAACAACTATTTCGGATGTGCCGGATGTCACGGTGCAAAGGTTGAAATCGGTAAAGATGGGAAGCCTCTTGCAGGTACATGGCCTAATAACGGTATAGGAAGGTTTAATCCAGATGGGAGTGTTGGTTCGTGTGCTGCGTGTCACTATTCTCATTCTTTCAGTCTTGCACAGGCAAGAGATCCTAAAACATGTGGAAAGTGCCATCAGGGTCCTGACCATCCCGATATAGAAATCTATGAGCTTTCAAAACACGGTATAGCGTGGGAATACCACCATAAAGATATGGAGAAGGTTTTAGAGAGGAGAGATATTAAGGCTGGAGAGGATTACTATCAAGCTCCTGCATGTTTCACATGTCACATGGGTAGCACATCTACAGGGGTTAAAGGTTCTCATGATGTTGGTATGAAAAGTAGCTGGAACATAAGAGGTCCTATTTCTAAGAGGACGGAAAATTGGCAGAAAAAACGTGAGCTTATGAAGAAGACCTGTATGGCGTGTCATACCAAGAAATATGTTGATAACTACTTCAAGGTTTACGATGAATATATCAAGATGTACAACGAGAAATTTGCTATACCTGCTAAAGATGTGATGACATTTATGTATAACCATGGTGTACTTGATAAAACTCCGTTTAATGAATCTCTTGAATGGGATTACTGGCATCTCTGGCATCATGAAGGAAGAAGGGCAAGGCACGGTGCTGCTATGATGGGAGCTGATTACTCCCACTGGCAGGGTATCTATCTTGTAGCTTACAACTTCTACTTTAAGCTTCTACCTGAAGCTGATAAACTTATAGAAAGAAAATTCAAAGAAGGAAAGATTGATAAAGCTACGGTTGAAGCATGGAAAAAGTTGAAGAAGGAGATACTTAGCAGAAAAGAGCACAAATGGATTAACTCCTCTTTTGAAGAGATTAAGAAAATGGAAAAGGAAAATCTAAAGACTTTTATGGAGGCGGTAAACAAGTAA